From a single Carassius gibelio isolate Cgi1373 ecotype wild population from Czech Republic chromosome A18, carGib1.2-hapl.c, whole genome shotgun sequence genomic region:
- the LOC127934738 gene encoding P2Y purinoceptor 3, translated as MASLNHSASSLPSCTYKEDFKRFLLPSVYTLVFILGLPLNFIIILRIWGSRRTLTRTKIYMLNLAVADFLYVCSLPLLIYNYASKDYWPFGDFTCRLVRFQFYSNLHGSIFFLTCISFQRYMGICHPLTVWPKQGGRRLAWLVCAGVWVAVVLLCAPTFEFAATGIQRNRTVCYDLSVPERSTAYFPYGITLTCLGFVVPFLVIVVLYCKMAWVLWQVGEAREVSAMEKKNKAVKMIIIVMLVFAISFLPFHVTKTLYLLVRTFPTAPCELRNLLSVVYKCTRPFASMNSVLDPILFYFTQPQYRRSTRSLLLKITSLRDKTSQI; from the coding sequence ATGGCATCTCTTAACCACTCCGCCTCAAGTCTGCCTTCCTGCACCTACAAGGAGGACTTCAAGCGCTTCCTCCTCCCCTCCGTCTACACCCTAGTCTTCATTCTTGGTCTCCCGCTCAACTTCATCATCATCCTGCGGATATGGGGCTCCCGACGCACTCTGACACGGACCAAAATCTACATGCTGAATCTAGCGGTGGCAGACTTCCTGTACGTCTGTTCGCTTCCGCTTCTCATATACAACTACGCCAGCAAAGACTACTGGCCATTCGGTGACTTCACCTGCCGCCTGGTTCGCTTCCAGTTCTACAGCAACCTGCACGGAAGCATCTTCTTCCTCACGTGCATCAGCTTCCAGCGCTACATGGGCATCTGCCATCCGCTGACGGTGTGGCCCAAACAAGGTGGACGCAGGCTGGCGTGGTTGGTCTGCGCTGGCGTCTGGGTGGCTGTCGTGCTTCTTTGCGCTCCAACGTTCGAGTTCGCCGCCACCGGCATCCAGCGCAACCGAACAGTGTGCTACGACCTCAGCGTTCCAGAGCGCTCCACAGCGTACTTCCCATACGGCATCACTTTGACCTGTCTGGGCTTCGTCGTGCCCTTTCTAGTGATCGTGGTGCTGTACTGCAAAATGGCTTGGGTTCTCTGGCAGGTCGGCGAAGCCAGAGAAGTATCAGCcatggagaagaagaataaagcTGTGAAGATGATCATCATTGTGATGCTGGTGTTCGCCATCAGCTTCTTGCCGTTCCACGTGACAAAGACGCTCTACCTGCTGGTGAGGACCTTTCCCACGGCCCCCTGCGAACTGAGGAACCTGCTGTCTGTGGTCTACAAATGCACCAGACCCTTCGCCAGCATGAACAGCGTTCTGGACCCCATTCTGTTCTACTTCACCCAGCCGCAGTACAGACGCAGCACCAGGAGTCTGCTGCTCAAGATCACCTCGCTCCGAGACAAGACTAGCCAAATCTGA